A genomic segment from Streptomyces antibioticus encodes:
- a CDS encoding aldehyde dehydrogenase family protein, producing the protein MRTLETLLGGEWVTTGEWIDVHDPADVRAPVARIPALSAKDVTRAYDHAERGFGVWKRTSPFERARILTEAARLIRERLEEIAADVTAENGKTLNEARVEAGKAADFLDYYAGLARQGYGTLLHDVRPDHRTHTQREPIGVILVISPWNDPLITPARKLAPLLAVGNAAVFKPATETPVSGLHFARALHDAGLPAGVLNVITGRTSELEEALLDDPRITGITFTGSNAVGNRIRRRLADRNLRFQGELGGKNASVVLRDADLTAAAKGIVAASFGQAGQRCTATSRVIVERPVYDDFVRLLVSEVESLTVGPGSDPATTLCPLSSPRQRDSVLADLRRAVEQGATVLTGGTADTDGDRAHGCYVRPTVLADVTPETAIWREEVFGPVLAVRAVDDFAAAVEAVNDSDFGLAAAVFTRDLGRAYRFADEAECGQIAVNTTTTGWDVHLPFGGFRDSGTAYKEQGEEVLRFSTRVKTVAIHF; encoded by the coding sequence ATGCGCACTCTGGAAACGCTCCTGGGCGGGGAGTGGGTGACGACCGGCGAGTGGATCGACGTCCACGACCCGGCCGACGTCCGCGCCCCCGTGGCCCGGATTCCGGCCCTGTCCGCCAAGGACGTCACCCGGGCCTACGACCACGCCGAGCGCGGCTTCGGTGTCTGGAAGCGCACCAGCCCCTTCGAGCGGGCCCGCATCCTCACCGAGGCCGCCCGGCTGATCCGCGAACGGCTCGAGGAGATCGCCGCCGACGTCACGGCCGAGAACGGCAAGACGCTGAACGAGGCCCGCGTCGAGGCGGGCAAGGCCGCCGACTTCCTCGACTACTACGCGGGCCTGGCCCGCCAGGGCTACGGCACCCTGCTGCACGACGTACGCCCCGACCACCGTACGCACACCCAGCGCGAGCCGATCGGCGTGATCCTGGTGATCAGCCCGTGGAACGACCCGCTGATCACCCCGGCCCGCAAGCTCGCCCCGCTGCTCGCCGTCGGCAACGCGGCCGTGTTCAAGCCCGCCACCGAAACTCCGGTGTCGGGTCTGCACTTCGCCCGGGCCCTGCATGACGCGGGGCTGCCCGCCGGGGTGCTGAACGTGATCACCGGCCGTACCTCCGAGCTGGAGGAGGCCCTTCTCGACGACCCGAGGATCACCGGCATCACCTTCACGGGCTCCAACGCCGTCGGCAACCGCATCCGCCGCCGGCTCGCCGACCGCAACCTCCGCTTCCAGGGCGAGCTGGGCGGCAAGAACGCCTCGGTCGTCCTCAGGGACGCGGACCTGACCGCCGCGGCGAAGGGCATAGTGGCCGCGTCCTTCGGCCAGGCGGGCCAGCGCTGCACGGCGACCAGCAGGGTGATCGTCGAACGTCCGGTGTACGACGACTTCGTCCGGCTGCTGGTCTCGGAGGTCGAGTCGCTCACCGTGGGCCCCGGCAGCGACCCGGCCACGACTCTGTGCCCGCTCTCGAGCCCGAGGCAGCGGGACAGCGTCCTCGCCGACCTGCGGCGTGCCGTCGAACAGGGGGCCACTGTGCTCACCGGCGGCACGGCGGACACCGACGGTGACCGGGCGCACGGCTGCTACGTCCGGCCGACCGTGCTTGCCGACGTCACCCCGGAGACGGCGATCTGGCGCGAGGAGGTCTTCGGACCGGTTCTCGCTGTGCGCGCCGTCGACGACTTCGCCGCCGCCGTCGAGGCGGTCAACGACTCCGACTTCGGGCTCGCCGCCGCCGTCTTCACCCGTGACCTGGGCCGCGCGTACCGCTTCGCCGACGAGGCCGAGTGCGGGCAGATCGCCGTCAACACCACCACCACCGGATGGGACGTTCACCTTCCCTTCGGCGGATTCCGCGACTCCGGCACGGCCTACAAGGAGCAGGGCGAGGAAGTCCTGCGCTTCTCGACCCGCGTCAAGACCGTCGCCATCCACTTCTGA
- a CDS encoding putative quinol monooxygenase — protein MAYAVVARYHCAPENEPAVRAALLKAREHTRSEPANLAYEVHAEVDAPGGFVLYEQYTDRAGFEAHKAAQHFRELIVETVWPLLTDRSVTFADVL, from the coding sequence ATGGCCTACGCAGTCGTCGCCCGCTACCACTGCGCCCCCGAGAACGAGCCGGCCGTACGTGCCGCGCTGCTGAAGGCGCGTGAGCACACGCGGTCCGAGCCCGCCAACCTCGCGTACGAGGTGCACGCGGAGGTGGACGCTCCGGGAGGTTTCGTGCTCTACGAGCAGTACACCGATCGTGCGGGTTTCGAGGCGCACAAGGCGGCGCAGCACTTCCGTGAGCTGATCGTCGAGACGGTGTGGCCGCTGCTCACGGATCGGTCGGTGACCTTCGCCGACGTGCTGTGA
- a CDS encoding methionine synthase II (cobalamin-independent)-like protein yields the protein MADTFNYRIDHHGSLVRPAELTIARAAGDPEALHAAELQAVQDVVVYQRKLRSTVVTDGDYPREDFRGAVLDNVSGFRRTDETGPDGLVRWVAESLPKANGPLLADWAARLAELTVIAPKVSLPSPAYLAATTYQPGLGVSSARELGEALAEIIQAEIALLVAKGVRLIQLNNPLLLDLVATEPSPGPGALSFEDALAVDALAVRLGQRPEGVRIGVAPGWAAPSAVDTARAERLYTAVPADRWILPFDQGTDAELDLVRALPEDRDVCLGVVDATVPELEDIGTVMDRIDAVGEFKDVEDAAVSPSRGFADIASRPLLSAEDQHRKLVLVETIARYCWGNEF from the coding sequence ATGGCGGACACGTTCAACTACCGCATCGACCACCACGGCAGCCTGGTTCGTCCCGCGGAACTCACCATCGCCCGCGCGGCCGGTGACCCGGAGGCGCTGCACGCGGCCGAACTCCAGGCAGTCCAGGACGTGGTGGTGTACCAGCGCAAGCTGCGCTCCACCGTCGTCACGGACGGCGACTATCCCCGCGAGGACTTCCGCGGCGCCGTCCTCGACAACGTCTCCGGGTTCCGGCGCACCGACGAGACCGGCCCCGACGGGCTCGTGCGCTGGGTCGCCGAGTCCCTCCCCAAGGCCAACGGCCCGCTGCTCGCCGACTGGGCGGCACGGCTCGCCGAACTGACGGTGATCGCTCCCAAGGTGTCACTGCCGTCGCCGGCCTATCTGGCTGCCACCACGTACCAGCCCGGCCTGGGCGTCTCCTCGGCCAGGGAACTCGGCGAGGCTCTGGCAGAGATCATCCAGGCGGAGATCGCCCTGCTCGTCGCCAAGGGCGTACGCCTGATCCAGCTCAACAACCCCCTGCTGCTCGACCTGGTCGCCACCGAACCCTCGCCCGGCCCCGGCGCGCTGTCCTTCGAGGACGCGCTCGCGGTGGACGCCCTGGCGGTCCGGCTCGGCCAGCGCCCCGAGGGCGTGCGCATCGGCGTGGCACCGGGCTGGGCGGCGCCGTCCGCCGTGGACACGGCACGGGCCGAGCGGCTCTACACGGCGGTTCCCGCGGACCGCTGGATCCTCCCCTTCGACCAGGGCACCGACGCCGAGCTGGACCTGGTGCGGGCGCTGCCCGAGGACAGGGACGTCTGCCTGGGCGTGGTGGACGCGACCGTGCCCGAACTGGAGGACATCGGCACGGTGATGGACCGGATCGACGCCGTGGGCGAATTCAAGGACGTTGAGGACGCCGCCGTCAGCCCGTCCCGGGGTTTCGCCGACATCGCGAGCCGGCCGCTGCTGAGCGCCGAGGACCAGCACCGCAAGCTCGTCCTGGTCGAGACGATCGCCCGCTACTGCTGGGGCAACGAGTTCTGA
- a CDS encoding GlcG/HbpS family heme-binding protein: protein MSNVTLDAAEEIIAAAHKRAQAIGKAVSVAVVDSGGFVVAVHRADGARPLTPDIARAKAYTAAVMQRPGRMLKKWQESQPVFFSQLSQLPGAALPILATEGSVTIKKDGQIIGGLGIAGGTADEDQVIADEVLQSLGYELEFAAWGVAGTPAPAGSGKD, encoded by the coding sequence ATGAGCAACGTCACCCTCGACGCCGCCGAGGAGATCATCGCCGCCGCGCACAAACGCGCCCAGGCGATCGGCAAGGCGGTGAGCGTCGCCGTCGTCGACTCAGGCGGCTTCGTCGTCGCCGTCCACCGGGCCGACGGCGCCCGCCCGCTCACCCCCGACATCGCCCGCGCCAAGGCGTACACCGCCGCCGTGATGCAGCGCCCCGGCAGGATGCTGAAGAAGTGGCAGGAGAGCCAGCCCGTCTTCTTCTCCCAGCTCTCCCAACTGCCCGGCGCCGCGCTGCCGATCCTCGCCACCGAGGGCAGCGTCACCATCAAGAAGGACGGCCAGATCATCGGCGGCCTCGGCATCGCCGGCGGCACCGCCGACGAGGATCAGGTCATCGCCGACGAGGTCCTGCAATCCCTCGGCTACGAACTGGAGTTCGCGGCCTGGGGAGTCGCGGGCACACCGGCGCCGGCCGGCTCCGGAAAGGACTGA
- a CDS encoding alpha/beta fold hydrolase, which translates to MPLADSDGTSLYYERHGSGPVILFVHGSGGHHAAWWQQVAALRDEFTVVTVDLRGFGNSDSSMPEFDGQDFPGDVAAVLDAEELTDVMLVGQSIGSVAALRAGLMRPGRVSSVVLGHSLGGIGHPELKELAAADRAEAVKLPVIDRLLTKRFQTERADLTFLFQQMGTFNVATMADLRNLDTDGPTLEEIQKSGVKVAFLAGEKDAVLSVKTVTRAHELLPGSHLEIVPGAPHSMYWETPEPYNAAVARLRRTLTTS; encoded by the coding sequence ATGCCCCTCGCCGACTCCGACGGCACCTCCCTCTACTACGAACGCCACGGCAGCGGCCCGGTCATCCTGTTTGTGCACGGCAGCGGCGGCCACCACGCCGCCTGGTGGCAGCAGGTCGCCGCGCTGCGCGACGAGTTCACCGTCGTCACGGTGGATCTGCGCGGCTTCGGAAACTCGGACTCGTCCATGCCCGAGTTCGACGGCCAGGACTTCCCCGGCGACGTCGCGGCGGTCCTGGACGCCGAGGAACTCACCGACGTCATGCTGGTCGGCCAGTCCATCGGCTCCGTCGCCGCCCTGCGCGCCGGACTCATGCGCCCCGGGCGCGTCTCCTCGGTCGTCCTCGGCCACTCCCTCGGCGGCATCGGCCACCCCGAGCTGAAGGAACTGGCCGCCGCCGACCGCGCCGAGGCCGTCAAGCTGCCCGTCATCGACCGGTTGCTGACCAAGCGCTTCCAGACCGAGCGCGCCGACCTCACCTTCCTGTTCCAGCAGATGGGCACGTTCAACGTGGCCACGATGGCCGACCTGCGCAACCTCGACACCGACGGGCCCACCCTGGAGGAGATCCAGAAGTCCGGGGTCAAGGTCGCCTTCCTCGCCGGTGAGAAGGACGCCGTCCTCAGCGTGAAGACCGTCACCCGCGCCCATGAACTGCTGCCCGGCTCGCATCTGGAGATCGTCCCCGGCGCCCCGCACTCCATGTACTGGGAGACGCCCGAGCCGTACAACGCGGCCGTCGCACGGCTGCGCCGCACCCTGACCACGTCATAA
- a CDS encoding VOC family protein codes for MSAQPRYIHHVNFPTTDPDRTAAWYAEVFGMKRIQPKSNTRVVLMTRGNFDLHFTPVEEMERMAPYHFAVEVDDWDDFLEHLKKLGIRHTRPIQRPENQSKFCYIHDPDHTMIELVYHAKRPN; via the coding sequence ATGAGCGCACAACCCCGCTACATCCACCACGTCAACTTCCCCACCACCGACCCCGACCGCACCGCGGCCTGGTACGCCGAGGTTTTCGGGATGAAGCGCATCCAGCCCAAGTCCAACACCCGCGTGGTGCTGATGACCCGGGGCAACTTCGACCTCCACTTCACCCCGGTCGAGGAGATGGAGCGCATGGCGCCCTACCACTTCGCCGTCGAGGTCGACGACTGGGACGACTTCCTGGAGCACCTCAAGAAGCTGGGCATCCGGCACACCCGCCCGATCCAGCGCCCCGAGAACCAGTCCAAGTTCTGCTACATCCACGACCCCGACCACACCATGATCGAGCTGGTCTATCACGCCAAGCGCCCCAACTAG
- a CDS encoding fumarylacetoacetate hydrolase family protein produces the protein MRYTRISVAGRAVWGTVGEEEIELLSGSPLEQHPVDVIGSVPRAEAHWLPPVVPPVFYAVGMNYPRHIKHAGAPFPQRPEVGYRANNALTGHGSPIVKPAGVEGRFEAEPELVAVIGRTLRHATRDEAREGIFGWTIGNDISARTWQHEDRTFWRSKNSDTFKPMGPWIETDVDALAQTTTLRVNGEVRAAFPTGDMVFDPFDFIVEITRHITLQPGDVLWMGAESVCQLEPGDTVEVEISGIGVLSNPVHLEGNHH, from the coding sequence ATGAGGTACACGCGGATATCCGTCGCCGGGCGGGCCGTATGGGGCACGGTGGGGGAGGAGGAGATCGAGCTGCTGTCCGGCTCCCCCCTGGAACAGCACCCCGTCGACGTCATCGGCTCGGTGCCCCGCGCGGAGGCCCACTGGCTGCCGCCCGTCGTCCCGCCCGTGTTCTACGCCGTCGGCATGAACTACCCCCGGCACATCAAGCACGCCGGCGCCCCGTTCCCTCAGCGGCCCGAGGTGGGCTACCGCGCCAACAACGCGCTCACCGGGCACGGTTCGCCGATCGTCAAGCCCGCCGGGGTCGAGGGCCGGTTCGAGGCCGAACCCGAACTCGTCGCCGTCATCGGCCGCACCCTGCGCCACGCCACCCGCGACGAGGCACGCGAGGGCATCTTCGGGTGGACCATCGGCAACGACATCAGCGCCCGCACCTGGCAGCACGAGGACCGCACGTTCTGGCGCAGCAAGAACAGCGACACCTTCAAGCCCATGGGCCCCTGGATCGAGACCGACGTCGACGCCCTGGCCCAGACCACCACCCTGCGCGTCAACGGCGAGGTCCGTGCCGCGTTCCCGACCGGTGACATGGTCTTCGACCCCTTCGACTTCATCGTCGAGATCACCCGGCACATCACCCTCCAGCCGGGCGACGTGCTGTGGATGGGCGCCGAGTCCGTCTGCCAACTGGAGCCGGGCGACACCGTGGAGGTCGAGATCAGCGGTATCGGCGTGCTGTCCAACCCCGTCCACCTCGAAGGGAACCACCACTGA
- a CDS encoding NAD-dependent succinate-semialdehyde dehydrogenase, with protein MTTEHGHPAVRMYIAGEWCQGGTGRTAPVVDPATEEVIGDVPLATTADLDRALDAAVEGFRIWRGTPVTERTRILYRAADLIAERAPAIGRVMTREQGKPLAESVGEACRTAETLRWHADDARRAYGRIIPSEPGTVLTVRREPIGPVAAFVPWNFPVGGPNRKISSALSAGCSLVIKASEETPATAAELVRCYADAGLPPGVLNLVFGEPAEVSEHLIASPVTRLVAFTGSVPVGKLLAARAGEVMKPSLMELGGHAPVIVCADADPVRAARSAARAKFANAGQVCTSPSRFLVHESLVEEFTDTFVRAAEAVVVGDGLEPGTTMGPLANARRLAALERLTADAVAQGAKTLTGGERLDRPGYFFAPTVLTDVPEHAELMSEEPFGPIAPIVPFTDLDEALAVANALPYGLAAYGFTGSAATAEKLSAELEAGILSLNHCGGSVHEAPSGGVKDSGYGREGGPEALDAYLVTKRVSHLLAP; from the coding sequence ATGACCACCGAGCACGGCCATCCCGCCGTCCGCATGTACATCGCGGGCGAGTGGTGCCAGGGCGGCACCGGACGTACCGCCCCCGTCGTCGACCCGGCCACCGAGGAGGTGATCGGTGACGTCCCCCTGGCCACCACCGCCGACCTGGACCGTGCGCTCGACGCCGCCGTCGAGGGCTTCCGGATCTGGCGCGGCACCCCCGTCACCGAGCGCACCCGCATCCTGTACCGCGCCGCCGACCTGATCGCCGAGCGCGCCCCCGCGATCGGCCGTGTCATGACCCGGGAGCAGGGCAAGCCGCTCGCGGAGTCGGTCGGTGAGGCGTGCCGCACCGCCGAGACCCTGCGCTGGCACGCCGACGACGCCCGCCGCGCGTACGGCCGCATCATCCCCTCGGAGCCCGGCACCGTCCTGACGGTGCGGCGGGAGCCCATCGGCCCCGTCGCCGCGTTCGTCCCGTGGAACTTCCCGGTGGGCGGCCCCAACCGCAAGATCTCGTCCGCCCTGTCGGCCGGCTGCTCCTTGGTCATCAAGGCATCCGAGGAGACCCCGGCCACGGCGGCCGAGCTGGTCCGCTGCTACGCCGATGCGGGTCTGCCGCCCGGAGTCCTCAACCTCGTCTTCGGCGAGCCCGCCGAAGTCTCCGAGCATCTGATCGCCTCGCCGGTGACCCGGCTGGTCGCCTTCACCGGCTCCGTGCCGGTCGGCAAGCTGCTCGCCGCACGGGCCGGCGAGGTCATGAAGCCGTCCCTGATGGAACTCGGCGGCCACGCCCCGGTGATCGTCTGCGCGGACGCCGACCCCGTGCGGGCCGCCCGCAGCGCCGCGCGGGCGAAGTTCGCCAACGCCGGCCAGGTCTGCACCTCGCCGAGCCGGTTCCTGGTCCACGAGAGCCTGGTCGAGGAGTTCACCGACACGTTCGTCCGGGCCGCCGAGGCGGTCGTCGTGGGCGACGGTCTGGAACCCGGCACCACCATGGGCCCGCTCGCCAACGCCCGTCGGCTCGCGGCCCTGGAACGGCTCACCGCCGACGCCGTCGCCCAGGGCGCGAAGACCCTCACCGGCGGCGAACGGCTCGACCGCCCCGGGTACTTCTTCGCGCCGACCGTCCTCACCGACGTACCCGAGCACGCCGAGCTGATGAGCGAGGAGCCGTTCGGGCCGATCGCGCCGATCGTGCCCTTCACCGACCTCGACGAGGCGCTCGCCGTCGCCAACGCCCTGCCGTACGGCCTCGCCGCCTACGGCTTCACCGGCTCGGCCGCGACGGCCGAGAAGCTGTCGGCGGAACTCGAGGCCGGGATCCTGTCCCTCAACCACTGCGGCGGCTCCGTCCACGAGGCGCCCTCCGGCGGCGTCAAGGACAGCGGCTACGGCCGCGAGGGCGGGCCCGAGGCGCTGGACGCCTACCTGGTCACCAAGCGCGTCTCCCACCTGCTGGCGCCATGA
- a CDS encoding VOC family protein, producing MGIQRIESATYGIAELDTCVRFFDDFGLFLVERTDEHAMFETLAGQTLHLDTEPGPLLPPPVEDGPTLREIVWGVDTPAELERLVAAAGRYGTVRESADGVFHTVDRSGFGVGLTLARPRETAVAPRPVNAPGSVRRWNTALEPLTRAYPLRMCHVALNIAQAGKEEAVAFYTDVLGFRPTDVVEPMGVFMQAPGDDDQHTLLLCHRPDRVGVNHIAYEVPGFDDVIEGGNHMIEKGWREARRLGRHTVGSNVFRFLHAPCGGRVEYAADMDRVDDSYETRVHETTPPHHIWALRTNRDQEATTAS from the coding sequence ATGGGAATCCAGAGAATCGAATCGGCCACCTACGGCATCGCCGAACTCGACACATGCGTCCGGTTCTTCGACGACTTCGGGCTGTTCCTGGTGGAACGGACCGATGAGCACGCCATGTTCGAGACGCTCGCCGGGCAGACCCTGCACCTCGACACCGAGCCCGGCCCGCTGCTCCCGCCGCCCGTCGAGGACGGTCCGACCCTGCGCGAGATCGTCTGGGGCGTCGACACGCCCGCGGAGCTGGAGCGCCTGGTCGCGGCCGCAGGCCGGTACGGCACGGTGCGCGAGAGCGCCGACGGCGTCTTCCACACCGTCGACCGCAGCGGCTTCGGCGTCGGCCTCACCCTCGCCCGGCCCCGGGAGACGGCCGTCGCGCCCCGCCCCGTCAACGCCCCGGGCAGCGTCCGCCGCTGGAACACCGCACTGGAGCCGCTCACCCGCGCGTACCCGCTGCGCATGTGCCATGTCGCCCTGAACATCGCCCAGGCCGGCAAGGAGGAGGCCGTCGCCTTCTACACCGACGTCCTCGGCTTCCGCCCCACCGACGTGGTCGAGCCGATGGGGGTGTTCATGCAGGCCCCCGGCGACGACGACCAGCACACCCTGCTGCTCTGCCACCGCCCCGACCGGGTCGGCGTCAACCACATCGCCTACGAGGTGCCCGGCTTCGACGATGTGATCGAGGGCGGCAACCACATGATCGAGAAGGGCTGGCGGGAGGCCCGCAGGCTCGGCCGGCACACCGTCGGCTCCAATGTCTTCCGCTTCCTGCACGCCCCCTGCGGAGGCCGCGTCGAGTATGCCGCCGACATGGACCGCGTGGACGACTCCTACGAGACCCGGGTCCACGAGACGACCCCGCCGCACCACATCTGGGCGCTGCGCACCAACCGAGACCAGGAGGCCACGACCGCCTCCTGA
- a CDS encoding LysR family transcriptional regulator: MDRLLLMHSFVTVAQVGSFSGAAKRLGSSGSLVSRHVAELERQVGVRLVNRTARSVSLTEPGQRYATFAARILDEIEAEDVGIAHLHDRAEGTLSVICPKWIGSLDLGDAIAAFSAAHPKINVRFELGGMSDRTYDFLDSGFDIAFHTRDLRDSSVRLKKISSLPFVLCASRDYIERNGALEHPNDIAHHDCLVHVNDPVWRIGRGHASTLHKIRTIAFSSNSYIALQKAAVLGRGLALLPQRPAHDHLLSGALQVLLPELEVPDRPLYAIYGPGHDTPRKISVFLDFLADWFSRNPFSAMRP; this comes from the coding sequence ATGGATCGCTTGCTTCTCATGCACAGCTTCGTCACTGTCGCACAGGTCGGCAGCTTCAGTGGGGCGGCAAAGAGGCTGGGCTCCTCCGGCTCGCTGGTGTCACGGCACGTCGCCGAACTGGAACGGCAGGTGGGTGTCCGGCTGGTCAACCGTACGGCCCGCTCGGTCAGTCTGACCGAGCCGGGCCAGCGGTATGCGACGTTCGCCGCCCGCATCCTGGACGAGATCGAGGCAGAGGACGTCGGCATCGCGCACCTTCACGACCGCGCCGAGGGCACCCTCAGCGTCATCTGCCCGAAATGGATCGGCAGCCTCGATCTCGGTGACGCCATCGCCGCGTTCTCCGCAGCCCACCCGAAAATCAACGTCCGCTTCGAACTGGGGGGCATGTCGGACCGCACCTACGACTTTCTGGACAGCGGCTTCGACATCGCCTTCCACACCCGCGATCTGCGTGACTCCAGCGTCCGGCTGAAGAAGATTTCCTCGCTGCCCTTCGTCCTGTGCGCCTCGCGGGACTACATCGAGCGCAACGGTGCCCTCGAGCACCCGAACGACATCGCGCACCACGACTGTCTGGTCCACGTCAACGACCCGGTCTGGCGCATCGGCCGCGGGCACGCCAGCACCCTGCACAAGATCCGCACCATCGCCTTCTCGTCGAACTCCTACATCGCCCTGCAGAAGGCGGCCGTCCTGGGCCGGGGACTCGCCCTGCTGCCACAGCGTCCGGCCCACGACCACCTCCTCTCCGGCGCACTCCAAGTGCTGCTGCCGGAGCTGGAGGTGCCCGACCGCCCGCTGTACGCGATCTACGGTCCCGGCCACGACACCCCGCGCAAGATCAGCGTGTTCCTCGACTTTCTCGCCGACTGGTTCTCCCGGAATCCGTTTTCCGCCATGCGCCCGTAA
- a CDS encoding sugar ABC transporter substrate-binding protein has protein sequence MMFTRRSRRAIAASFIGTASLVLSGCGTSNGDSGASDGSVTLGFVNGANTHFHQCLLKAVEQTGKEEKATVYTANSKQDAGTELSNIEDMISRNVDALIVQTVNVDALEGDIAKARSAGIPIFLTSVATSDMSNVLGVAKVDLKKVGELDAGWIEKDAAGKDVKVGIVAGAPGAASDLLVGGFQAALPANAKVVANQPGMFNPAKAQDVAENMIQAQPDLDYAFVANEEMAFAVRKAFDAAGAKDVKIVTTNGTEDGLAAVKSGQLSATVANSAMQIGQTAVRNTIGLLDKKQGVEKIANIPLVLVTKDNVSEAPQYCPK, from the coding sequence ATGATGTTCACCAGACGCTCACGCCGCGCCATTGCGGCCTCGTTCATCGGCACTGCCTCCCTGGTGCTCTCCGGCTGCGGCACGTCGAACGGGGACTCGGGAGCCTCCGACGGCTCGGTCACGCTGGGATTCGTCAACGGAGCCAACACCCACTTCCACCAGTGTCTGCTCAAGGCCGTCGAGCAGACGGGCAAGGAGGAGAAGGCGACCGTCTACACCGCCAACTCCAAGCAGGACGCCGGTACCGAGCTGTCCAACATCGAGGACATGATTTCCCGGAACGTCGACGCCCTGATCGTCCAGACCGTCAACGTCGACGCCCTGGAGGGTGACATAGCCAAGGCCAGGAGTGCCGGCATCCCGATCTTCCTCACCTCCGTCGCCACCTCGGACATGTCGAACGTGCTGGGCGTGGCCAAGGTCGACCTCAAGAAGGTGGGCGAGCTGGACGCGGGCTGGATCGAGAAGGACGCCGCGGGCAAGGACGTGAAGGTCGGGATCGTCGCCGGTGCCCCCGGTGCCGCGTCGGACCTGCTGGTCGGTGGTTTCCAGGCCGCTCTGCCGGCGAACGCGAAGGTCGTCGCCAACCAGCCCGGCATGTTCAACCCGGCCAAGGCGCAGGACGTCGCCGAGAACATGATCCAGGCCCAGCCCGATCTGGACTACGCCTTCGTGGCCAACGAGGAGATGGCCTTCGCGGTCCGCAAGGCGTTCGACGCGGCCGGTGCCAAGGACGTCAAGATCGTCACCACCAACGGCACCGAGGACGGCCTCGCCGCGGTCAAGAGCGGCCAACTGTCCGCGACCGTCGCCAACTCGGCGATGCAGATCGGCCAGACCGCGGTGCGGAACACGATCGGCCTTCTCGACAAGAAGCAAGGCGTTGAGAAGATCGCCAACATTCCTCTTGTCCTGGTCACCAAGGACAACGTGAGCGAAGCCCCCCAGTACTGCCCGAAGTAG
- a CDS encoding ABC transporter permease yields the protein MSLKAPSAGPDLAPASQHRAASRLTPKTLLHVPHGGLIVVLTLVAVFTAVQADSFTTSQNLLNVLRQISVTAVIAGGLTLLMTAGGMDFSMGSNAAVTVSVGATLLHDGRPTVVTVVVTLLLATVIGLVNGLVVTYTRVAPFVATLASAMLLDGVALLVLDGESITIGQRMWALGNDKVFGIPYLCVVAILVLAVIGLAMRFTTFGRDAFAMGGNEHVARLSGINVSGRKLALYALAGALAGLAGLMLLSRLGAAAPNTGGLQLQLTAVAAVVIGGTSLAGGHGTVVGTVLGVVLLGVVANALNLLQVNSYYQFVVTGGVLLVAAIINEFQRKSTPGH from the coding sequence ATGAGCCTCAAAGCCCCCTCGGCAGGACCGGATCTCGCGCCCGCCTCCCAGCACCGAGCCGCTTCCCGCCTGACCCCGAAGACCCTGCTGCACGTGCCGCACGGCGGCCTGATCGTGGTCCTCACGCTGGTGGCGGTCTTCACCGCCGTGCAGGCCGATTCCTTCACCACCTCGCAGAACCTGCTGAACGTGCTGCGGCAGATCAGCGTGACCGCCGTCATCGCGGGCGGGCTGACCCTGCTGATGACGGCGGGCGGTATGGACTTCTCCATGGGCAGCAACGCGGCCGTCACCGTCTCGGTCGGCGCGACCCTGCTGCACGACGGTCGGCCCACCGTGGTCACCGTGGTCGTCACGCTCCTGTTGGCCACGGTGATAGGGCTGGTCAACGGGCTGGTGGTGACATACACCCGGGTCGCGCCCTTCGTCGCCACCCTGGCCTCCGCGATGCTGCTCGACGGGGTGGCCCTGCTCGTCCTCGACGGGGAGTCCATCACCATCGGCCAGCGCATGTGGGCCCTGGGCAACGACAAGGTGTTCGGCATTCCCTACCTGTGCGTCGTGGCGATCCTGGTGCTCGCGGTGATCGGTCTGGCGATGCGCTTCACCACCTTCGGCCGGGACGCCTTCGCCATGGGCGGCAACGAACACGTGGCCCGCCTGAGCGGCATCAATGTCTCCGGCCGCAAACTCGCCCTGTACGCCCTCGCCGGTGCCCTCGCCGGACTCGCCGGGCTGATGCTGCTGTCCCGGCTCGGCGCCGCCGCGCCCAACACGGGGGGCCTGCAACTGCAATTGACCGCTGTCGCCGCGGTGGTCATCGGCGGCACCTCCCTCGCCGGCGGCCACGGCACCGTCGTGGGAACCGTCCTCGGCGTGGTGCTGCTCGGAGTCGTCGCCAACGCGCTGAACCTGCTCCAGGTCAACAGCTACTACCAGTTCGTCGTGACCGGTGGGGTGCTGCTCGTCGCGGCGATCATCAACGAGTTCCAGCGCAAGTCCACGCCAGGTCATTAG